Sequence from the Exiguobacterium aurantiacum genome:
CACTGATGGATCGGTCACGACGAATGCCTCAATTGGTAAATATTATCAAAACATCATCGGCAATATGGCGGTATCGGCTAGCCAAAGCGGTAGTCTCGCGAAGAGTACGTTCGCGCTCATGGCGAGTTCGGATCAGCGCCGCCAATCGGTGAGCGCTGTCTCACTCGACGAAGAGATGACGATGATGATTCAGTACCAGCACGCTTATAATGCGGCGGCGCGGAACATAACGGCTGTTGACGAGATGCTCGACAAAATTATTAACGGCATGGGTGTCGTAGGGAGGTAATAAATAATGCGTGTTACACAGACGATGCTCACACAGACGAATTTGAAACATTTATCAAGTAGCTATAATACGCTCGCTCGTGTCCAAGAGCAACTCATCAGCGGGAAGCGAATTCAAAAAGCGTCTGAGGACCCGGTCGTGGCGATGCAAGGCATCCGCTATCGGACGGAGGTGCGTGAAGTCGATCAATTCCGTCGCAACGTCAGTGAGGCGACGAGCTGGATGGATTTGACGGATTCAACGTTGAATGAAGTGACGGAAGCCGTCAAACGGATTCGTGAACTGACGACGCAAGCGGCGAACGATACGTATGAATCGTCACAACGTCAAATTATTAAGAGCGAGATTGACCAACTCGTCGAACATATTGGTTCGCTCGCGAACTCGAAAGCCGGCGAGAAATACATTTATAACGGGACGAAGACGGATGCTCCACTCATCGATATCGAGAGTTTGAAAGCCTATTTGGCGAGTACGGATCCAGATGCGCCTGTTGCCGATATTTATGAGAGCGGGGCTGTTCCCGCCGCTAGCGGTGAAATCAAATTTGAAGTGTCAAAAGGGATCACGGTTCAAGTGAACATGCAGCCGGAAACCGTCTTCGGTGAAGAACTGTTCAAAGGGTTGCGTGACTTGAGTTTGGCGCTTCAAGACCCGACGAAGACCGGGCAAGACTTCTCGACAATGCTCGGTACGCTCGATACACTCGGGCAAAGCTTGATCACAGAGCGGGCTGAACTCGGGGCTCGCGCAAACCGGCTTGAACTCGTCGACAACCGTCTCCAAGACCACGAAATCATCGCGAAGACGATCATGTCGAACAATGAAGATATCGATATCGAACGTGTCATCATGGAGCTCAAATCCCATGAAACGGTACACCGGGCCGCACTATCGGCCGGGGCCAGGATCATCCAGCCGACGCTCCTCGACTTCCTCAGGTAAGCCCGGATGAACCTGGCGAGACTTGAGATGCGGCAGACGCAAGCCGCGATCCAGATGACGTCGAACCGCCCCGTGCTCGAGATGAGACAAGGGCGGGCCGATTTGTCGATGACGCAAGGCAAGGTCGAGATGACGCAACAGACGAGACAAGGGACGCTCGAAGTCGATTCATCGGTCGCCCGCAGTGAGAGCAACTTGAAAGGCGCGCTCGAGCTCGGCCGCTACTTCGGCCAGCTCGGCGAACAAGGCGTGCGCGAGGCGACGAGCCAAGCGGCCCAAGAAGGCGATCAACTCATGCGCATCGAGAACGGCAATCCGATCCCGGGCATCGCCGCGAGTAAAGTGAATGACCCGTATCCGGTCGTCGACATGGACTTCATGCCGAAGTCGCTCGACCGCGTGAAGTTGACGTA
This genomic interval carries:
- a CDS encoding DUF6470 family protein, which encodes MNLARLEMRQTQAAIQMTSNRPVLEMRQGRADLSMTQGKVEMTQQTRQGTLEVDSSVARSESNLKGALELGRYFGQLGEQGVREATSQAAQEGDQLMRIENGNPIPGIAASKVNDPYPVVDMDFMPKSLDRVKLTYTPADVKIEWNLTPAQIDVSLTPADISFTPWTTDISLRQQASLEMWPVGGMYDETR
- the flgL gene encoding flagellar hook-associated protein FlgL codes for the protein MRVTQTMLTQTNLKHLSSSYNTLARVQEQLISGKRIQKASEDPVVAMQGIRYRTEVREVDQFRRNVSEATSWMDLTDSTLNEVTEAVKRIRELTTQAANDTYESSQRQIIKSEIDQLVEHIGSLANSKAGEKYIYNGTKTDAPLIDIESLKAYLASTDPDAPVADIYESGAVPAASGEIKFEVSKGITVQVNMQPETVFGEELFKGLRDLSLALQDPTKTGQDFSTMLGTLDTLGQSLITERAELGARANRLELVDNRLQDHEIIAKTIMSNNEDIDIERVIMELKSHETVHRAALSAGARIIQPTLLDFLR